In Methylomonas sp. ZR1, one DNA window encodes the following:
- a CDS encoding HAMP domain-containing sensor histidine kinase: protein MGRLFWKFFFAFWLALLTAGIGVGTAVWLRHSAQQNLSAKPADVVDVRRASLVKLAASTLPHGGVKGLHDFIQTLQSTRFPPIYAVDDTDRELLGRPLATEVLQQARALQRKNAYPDAIQMIAADDGQHYLLFVPLPEHGFGGLFRPSFPGNPGLPAFGFDGSMLGDRPPPPSGNPEDHGPRPHREPPAPILPIVSGCLASLLFSGLLAWYFAKPIRSLRDALSAVAQGRLNTRIGNAMGRRSDELADLGRDFDHMAQQICSLISAQQHLLHDVSHELRSPLARIQAAIGLAQQQPEKLPTTLERIERESQRISDLVGELLMLSKLEAGVAPGKLDAINLDDLLADIVADVRFEAEPKRIALRYLGDVDVEVECQSELLHRAIENVLRNAVQHCQADGTVFVAADFDSANRHLRIRVDDDGPGVPDQDLTAIFQPFFRSGQAQKPHSTGLGLTIAHRAVEAHGGSISAGNRLQGGLSVLIEIPFPIRHANER from the coding sequence ATGGGCAGATTGTTTTGGAAGTTTTTCTTTGCTTTCTGGCTGGCTCTATTAACCGCAGGCATCGGTGTGGGTACCGCCGTCTGGCTCAGACACTCCGCGCAGCAAAACCTGTCGGCCAAGCCAGCCGATGTCGTCGATGTCAGACGCGCCTCGCTAGTCAAGCTGGCCGCCAGCACCCTGCCGCATGGCGGCGTCAAGGGCTTGCACGATTTTATTCAGACTTTGCAAAGTACCCGCTTTCCACCGATATACGCGGTAGACGATACGGATCGGGAATTACTGGGCAGACCCTTAGCGACAGAGGTATTGCAGCAGGCCAGAGCCTTACAGCGAAAAAACGCCTACCCGGATGCTATCCAAATGATTGCAGCCGACGACGGCCAACACTATTTACTATTCGTTCCGCTACCGGAGCACGGCTTTGGTGGCCTGTTCAGGCCGTCATTTCCAGGTAATCCCGGACTGCCTGCATTTGGCTTCGACGGCTCCATGCTAGGAGACCGGCCACCACCACCGAGCGGTAATCCAGAGGATCACGGCCCTCGCCCGCACCGCGAACCGCCCGCGCCGATTTTACCGATAGTCTCCGGCTGCTTGGCCAGCCTGCTGTTCAGCGGACTGTTGGCCTGGTATTTCGCCAAACCCATCCGCAGCCTGCGCGACGCTTTAAGCGCTGTCGCTCAAGGCCGGCTAAATACCCGCATCGGCAATGCAATGGGTAGACGGAGCGACGAATTGGCGGACCTGGGTCGTGACTTTGACCATATGGCGCAACAAATCTGCTCGCTAATCAGTGCCCAGCAACATCTGCTGCACGATGTATCCCACGAACTTCGCTCGCCGTTGGCGCGTATCCAAGCCGCTATCGGCCTAGCCCAACAACAACCGGAAAAATTGCCGACCACGCTGGAACGCATCGAACGGGAATCGCAACGAATCAGCGATTTGGTCGGCGAACTATTGATGCTATCTAAGCTGGAAGCCGGCGTTGCGCCAGGAAAACTAGATGCTATCAATCTCGACGACCTACTGGCCGACATTGTCGCCGACGTGCGTTTCGAGGCGGAACCGAAACGTATCGCATTGAGGTATCTCGGCGATGTTGACGTGGAGGTCGAATGCCAAAGCGAACTATTACATCGCGCTATCGAAAACGTGCTGCGTAACGCCGTGCAACACTGTCAAGCCGACGGCACGGTATTCGTTGCCGCCGATTTTGATAGCGCTAATCGTCACTTAAGAATTCGGGTGGACGATGACGGCCCTGGGGTACCCGATCAGGATTTGACGGCCATTTTTCAGCCGTTTTTCCGCAGTGGTCAAGCACAAAAACCGCACAGCACCGGCCTGGGACTCACCATCGCGCATCGAGCCGTCGAGGCGCATGGCGGCAGCATCAGCGCCGGCAACCGGCTGCAAGGTGGTTTAAGTGTTCTGATTGAAATCCCGTTTCCAATACGGCACGCAAACGAGAGGTAA
- a CDS encoding glycine zipper family protein produces the protein MNSKNPIAGICVALALSGCAHMPSGPSVMALPGTGLSFEQFRQDDYQCQQYAAGQVGATPNQASADSQIGSAAVGTAVGAAAGAAIGGGGGAAIGAGTGLVAGTIVGSGESRRSGYATQQGYDNAYVQCMYAKGHRVPVSGQFSYQSPTPKTSQPSIPPPPPGLPPPPPYR, from the coding sequence ATGAACAGTAAAAACCCAATAGCAGGAATCTGCGTGGCACTGGCCTTGAGCGGCTGCGCTCATATGCCTTCGGGCCCGAGTGTGATGGCGCTGCCCGGCACCGGCTTATCATTCGAACAATTTCGCCAGGACGACTACCAATGTCAGCAATACGCGGCCGGACAAGTAGGCGCTACGCCGAATCAGGCCAGCGCCGATAGCCAAATCGGCAGTGCCGCAGTTGGCACGGCAGTGGGAGCGGCCGCTGGCGCCGCTATTGGTGGAGGCGGTGGAGCGGCAATCGGCGCGGGCACGGGATTAGTGGCCGGCACTATCGTCGGCAGCGGCGAATCAAGACGCTCCGGTTATGCCACCCAACAAGGTTACGACAATGCCTATGTGCAATGTATGTATGCCAAGGGGCACAGAGTACCGGTATCCGGGCAGTTTTCTTACCAATCGCCGACGCCGAAAACATCACAGCCTAGCATCCCGCCACCACCGCCCGGATTACCGCCACCACCACCGTATCGGTGA
- a CDS encoding response regulator transcription factor encodes MHKVLIIDDDVELAGLFREYLTQEGFNVDVSHTGASGLQHALSGEYQLVILDIMLPDIKGTEILTRIRLESRVPILMFTAKGDDVDRIIGLESGADDYVPKPCTPRELVARIRAILRRTQPAASLSPGPIVAGPLQLWPEKRKAAWFEQDLDLTSTEFNLLETLASQVGRVVSKNELSEKALGRPLARFDRSIDVHMSSIRQKLGNQPDGRSYIQTVRGQGYQMIKA; translated from the coding sequence ATGCACAAAGTGTTAATTATCGATGACGATGTCGAACTGGCGGGATTATTCCGAGAGTATCTAACGCAGGAAGGTTTTAATGTGGACGTCAGCCATACCGGCGCCTCCGGACTGCAACATGCCCTATCCGGCGAATATCAATTAGTCATTTTGGACATCATGCTGCCGGATATCAAAGGCACCGAGATATTGACGCGCATCCGCCTGGAAAGCCGGGTGCCGATACTGATGTTTACCGCCAAGGGCGATGACGTGGACCGCATCATTGGCTTGGAATCCGGCGCCGACGATTACGTCCCCAAGCCCTGCACGCCCAGAGAACTGGTTGCCAGAATTCGGGCTATTTTGCGCCGAACCCAGCCCGCCGCCAGTCTCTCGCCGGGACCGATTGTGGCCGGGCCGCTGCAACTGTGGCCGGAAAAACGCAAAGCTGCCTGGTTTGAACAAGACCTGGACCTAACCAGCACCGAGTTCAATTTGCTGGAAACTTTGGCCAGTCAGGTGGGCCGGGTCGTCAGCAAAAACGAGCTCTCCGAAAAAGCCCTGGGCAGGCCTCTGGCGCGTTTCGACCGTAGCATTGACGTCCATATGAGCAGCATCCGCCAGAAACTCGGCAACCAGCCGGACGGCCGCTCTTACATTCAGACCGTGCGCGGCCAAGGCTACCAGATGATCAAGGCATAA
- a CDS encoding Spy/CpxP family protein refolding chaperone yields MKKLVLVLGLLPLTAMAEPPHGGHHGGGKPPMHRFGEADGEQHLPRFLKNLDLSEKQEADIKNLMKTRFGDGQARFKDEHALRAELHALSFSADYNEEKAKALLEKSAAMHQQMALEKSKLDHDVFMLLTAAQQEKLQAEIGKFEH; encoded by the coding sequence ATGAAAAAATTAGTGTTAGTGCTTGGCTTGTTACCCCTAACTGCAATGGCTGAGCCGCCGCACGGCGGGCACCACGGCGGCGGGAAACCGCCGATGCATAGGTTTGGCGAGGCGGACGGCGAGCAACATTTGCCGAGATTTTTAAAAAATCTTGATCTCAGCGAAAAGCAGGAAGCGGATATCAAGAATTTAATGAAAACCCGATTCGGTGACGGCCAGGCCCGATTTAAAGACGAGCATGCGCTACGAGCCGAATTGCACGCTTTGAGCTTTTCCGCGGATTACAATGAGGAAAAGGCCAAAGCGTTGCTTGAGAAATCTGCGGCGATGCATCAGCAGATGGCCTTGGAAAAATCCAAGCTTGATCATGACGTGTTTATGCTGTTGACGGCGGCGCAGCAAGAAAAACTGCAAGCCGAAATCGGCAAATTCGAACATTGA